GCTCATAAAATCTTAACTAGGATTCATGAATTATAGTTACATGGGACAAAGTGGTTCACTTTGCAACTTCGATGCTGCTACCTTACGACTGTTTGAACCCTGATGGAAATGATTGTCTGGATCATTTTGAGAATATGATATTTCACTGTTTTTGAGTGAATTTTTGTATGTTGTCATCATACCATTTTGGCCTAATAGATTAAATGATATTGCTGTGGCTTCTTGTTAATATGCTAGTAGCTTCTGTTTTCCTATTAGCTTTGCCTTTTGTTGTTTGCATATGGTTTCTATTTTGTTAATTCTTTTAGCAATTAATGGCGTGGCCATGTCAATTCAATCCTCCATTCTTTTGTTCTGCAAACAATTGATTTCAACAGTACTTGTTTCGATACCAGCCGACTGTAATGTAAATGAAATCTAATTTCTCTTCATGAAAATAGTTcaattctcttttttattttgaagtGTATATTTAGTTCGTTTTCACCGGTACTAACAGTCACAGATATCTAAATATCTACACAACCATTTAAATTATTTGGTAAACAAGGCAAAAGAACAAAAACTACTCTATCAGAGCTAAAATCCCATGATGATCCTTACGAAGGATATCATTCAAACCCAGAGGAGGAGAAATATACTCcataagagcataagacgattTAGCACCCAACTTAGCTAAATAGTTAGTAGCTACATTCCTTTACCAACTTCCACTCTCTACTAGTGAATAACTTAATACAAACAATGCATattgaagaagaggaggaacgCCTCAATGCAAGCGATGAATTAGTAAATCATGCAACCTTACAGCACCCATTAGCACACATTCAAGTGATGCAAAAGTGCCAAAAGCTGTCTTGAGAATCTCCACAGGACGAACCCAAGTTATCCAACAAGAAATATAAGGATGTCCCTGAGCTGAAAAGATCATGCAAGCAGTGAAGCAGGCAATAAATTAGACGTTAAAATAAGAACACTAGGAGTGGCAACAACACACACAAGAGGCTATTGACAACGACAATTCCACACTACCCATATGAAGATAACAAATTGACTACCTGTGATTTAAATAAGAGACACTCACTGTCAAAACAATGAACATACCAAAACATCGGAATGGTGTGAAAATCGGTTCCCTGCAGAATTGACTGAGGAACTTAACAATCTCTAAGACAATGCAAGACTATTTTCGTGTTGAGAATGACAAATGCTACATATTGTGATGGGAATGAAGCAATTGTCAAATTTGTTTCCGAAAAATAGCTAATATCAATcttattattttcttaaaaatattttatatttatatagtaATTTatacataaattattttatcATTAAGTAATTGGAAGTTTTTTTGAAGTTAAGTATTTAGAAGTTAAAtggtaaaataataaatttaaaaatgtttttttgtgTGAATGGGAAAACATTTTAAAATGATTTAAACAAGGAGAACATCAATTGTATCTTTTAatgagttttttgtttttgtttttgtgcaggtattttttttttgttacatgtgTAGGTATCTTTAAATGAGTTTAtctgaataaaataaatgaattggAGGTAATATATTTAGATAAAAATTGTATTATTCATTTGTGATCAAATTATGGGCTGGATATTTCGCATACACCCAAAAATATACGGGCTGGATGAACAATATTTTTGTTCTGAAACTACAAAATGCGTACATGtcacagaaaaaaaaaggaaaatcgTCGCCTGAGAGATTCGAACTCTCGCGGGGAAACCCCATGTACTTAGCAGGCACACGCCTTAACCACTCGGCCAAAGCGACGTTGTTGAAATAGCAACGAATAAAAACGATCTTAAGCCTTTAAAAGTTTCTCCATGTGATAATATATAACAATCCATGTTGATGATATATGAACAAAGGGTACATTAGATTGATAGCTTTACGTGGATCAATTAACTATGTAAGCTTGCTAAATCCCTCTAAGCTTCTTCTGCTAAGTGTGTTCCACTCAGTTACTGTGATTCAAAGATGGAGAGAGTATCAGCATACAAATCTATTTTCCTCTAAAAATTATTTTGGCTATTGTACAGTTCTATTAATATATGATACAGAGCTATAAGCAGTTGCCAAAATAAATACAATTATACAAAGACATAAGAAGAttacatttttcaaaaaaaatatacattggCACTTTGTGTCAGGATGgagtaagaaaaataaataagaaggtATCATATAAACTTTTGGATCATTTCTCTGACTTCTTCAATTACTAGCCAGCCCTTATGGCCTCCAATAACTTCTTCTTTCATCTCTCCATCTTTCCATAACTGCAGAGAGTTCAAAGTATTCCATTTTATTTCCCATAAATTCTAAGCTACCCCTGGCATTAGCAAGATCCTTTTTTGTTGTTGGATTGTATAGAAAAAGAAATTCAATGAAGCACGCACCTGAATTGTTGGCATTTTCTGAGATgcagaaaaaaaaagactacTCAGTAAAAAAGAGCTTAATGACATTTAAGACATTGTTAGAATCCAGGGTATGAAGAATGAAAAGTCATACTTACAGATATATTGCCACGCTTGACTAGAGTCTGAGGAACTTTATTGACATCCACACAATAAAAACTGACTCTGAAACagtcccaaaataagaaaacaaatgaaTTATTAGATCAAGTTTGCATTGGATTAAGAAAGAAATTGTATTCCAAACTTGAAATTCCCAGTAGTGGTTAATCTTTATCTTGTTCTGTTTTGAAAGAATATTAGATTAAATTAAGTGAACTATAAAGGGCATGTGAGCATCTGAATGAAGAAAACACTAGAAACTAGTTTACTTGGTGTCAAATTCAGCTGCTAATTTTTCCAACTTGGGCTGCAAATAGATGCATTTCCGGCACCAAGAAGCCATCCTATAtagacaaaaataaaacaagcaATCAAATTAGAAAGCCTACCTGCAAAATTGATAATTGTTACTCCACAATTATCATCATCATGTTTGTTAATTGTTACTGCTATATAGAAGTGTAAATGGCATGAATTTGGTTGACAAATACATCATTGAGCACAACACAAGATATATAAATCTTCTGAACAACACTCTAGTTCCTTAAATAGCACAACTGCAAAAAGTGTCCTCAAAGTCAAAATATCTAGCTACAGTATGTTTATCATAGTATCAAGACACAAGAAAAATGAACCAAAAAAGGGTTGACATGGTGATATTCGAGCTAGATCCCGAACTGATAAGTTCGAACCCTGGAAAAATCATCTCTTGCAATAGAGGGCCAAAAATGGGTAGAAGCACAATACTATACATCActcatatttaaaatatacCACTGAATTAGGGTGCTATTGGGCATTCAACTCAATTAAGCATTTTGTAAGCTtataaaaataagctcaaaaagAGCTTAAGCTATTTTCATAAGCTTAATTGAACATTTGTCTAAGTGTTTATGCTTAAGTTCTTTCCATATCAATTGAGTTCTTAAAGTGTTCAATGGCATAAACATATGATAAAAATTGTGTGAACATGAGCAAAAGTTGTACACTTAAGTTAGAAAATAAatggagagaaagagaagaaacaccAGTCAATGATGATGGGCTCTGAGTTTTGCTGAGCTCGAACTAGAATCTGATCCAGCTGCTCAGAATCATTGATGGGTATCAACTCCACCGTACTCGGTCTTGAAATATCCCACATAGCTTCCACACGCAAATTCCTCTTCCTAATCTTCCCTTCTCTGCTCTTTCTTTGAATCAATGAGTTCCCACAACCACTCTTGCTCGGAAACAAACACCCCCTGCTACCTACCAAGTACAAGGGACTCTGTTCATCTCTCTGGTGAAAATCTCCGTAGAGAAAATGTGAACATGCGCCTATAACAGACATACCCTTTGAACTGCAAGCTTTCCTCTTTCGGAAATAAGACAAGATCTTAAGAATATGGTCTCTAATTGGTTGGATTGGTAGCTAAGAAAAGAACAGAATCATTCTTCTTGGTGATTTGATTTGGTGGAGAAAGCATAGAGTGAGTCAGATGAAAATGGAAAGAGAGAGTGGTGTTGGAGTTTGTAAACAAGGAGAAAAATCATGAAATTGAAAAGAATATAGTGTTGATTGTTTAAATACCTTGGAGACATGGTAAACGTTCAAGGCTTATCCGCAAGGTGTGCACTGAGACTGTTTCAGAAGGATAGGAGAAAAATAGAAGTGCTACCAACATATCTTACACCTTAGTACCTTACCTTATGGTCggtttacttttaaaataataaatatatttctctAAAAttgtattgaatttttttaaaaaaataaatcaatttgtGCGAAGGTGTAATAAAAGAAGAGTGTTGCtagtatttttaaaataaaatgaaagaaaaaaaaaaacaatttcaaaaGGTGTGTGATTCTTAACAAGTTGTAGATTGGAAATGCTTTAGGAGTTTTAAGTTTAAATTTAACAATATGGGCCATGTGTCCGCATGTTGAGTTCAAATAAGATTGAGAAATTCGGCCATTTGATCTCTAACAAATGGGCCAATGTTGAGTCCAAGTATTATTATTTTGCAATTCAATCATTACAATGaggttttgaccaaaaaaaaatcattacaaTGAGGTCTGACACAAAAAAATGTCATTACAATGAGCTTAGTctcttttatattttcatgctttctttgttttttttttttgttacatcggtACAAAAACAAAATACTCGTAAATGCAtatattattgtattttgtaaaAGAAAAGTTGCATCCGCGGAATCTAACCAAAGTAGCAAAGACACCATAGCGTTCACCCAAAGCATATAGCAATGCAAAAGTGAGTGAAGAAGAAAAAGCTAAAGCCATCGCCACCTCACTCCTAAATACAGATAATCTCCAAAGtccaattttctttttttttaataggcaaAGAAATGTATTAAAACAAAGTCCAAATTGATATATAGAATCTTTTTCACCCTATTagaactctctctctctctctctctctctctctctctctctctctctctctctctctctctctctctctctctctctctctctctctctctctctctctctctctctctctctctctctctctcctttaaTAAATAGTTTTTTGCCAGTAGGAGAGTATGGGAAAAAAGGGCTTGAGTATTCCATTTCCATGTATTAAATTCGTCTCCTAAATTTATCACTTGTCAGTAATTAAAGAATCAATTTGAGTTGGCTCATTTCATGTGAATTACTACATAGTTCTCGACATGTCATAATTGAGTTTGACTAAGTTAAACTAAATTTAATTTAGCTaacaaattgttttttttttaacaaactaACAAATTGTTAACCCATACTTAATGATCTTTATGCAAATTGTGGGTTAATTAGACCTGTATTGAGAAATTTAAATCAACTTGTATTAAGATTCCAAATTATTGTCTGTTTTAGTTGATGAATTGTGAGCTGGGTTGATTCACTGTGATTTGCATGGGGCAAAGTCAAAACAAATTTATTGAGAATTAGCTTATTCATAATTTTGTTAGATTATTTGGACTCCAATTGGCTCATTTTTAACACTCTTAATTGTACCAAATGATTGGCCACAAATTATGGCTTAGGAATAGGGCCCTAGCTAGGAGAATGACCATGTGGTAGAAATAGTAAAGAAATACCTTGTCATCTCTAAACTGGTAAATTGTGCAGCACTTGCATTGATGATGATTTTGAGCTTCTTAAATAGCATATATAGGAAAGGGTGCGTTATATATGCTAAAAAATGCTTCCTTAAAACGCAAGATTAGCTAAGGATGTATGCACTTTAGCAGTTTTCGCCTGGTATTTTGGGAGTGACTACAAAGCTACAACTACAATGCGTTCTTGTAGCTCCCACAAATCAAAATTGGATTGTATAAACTttcttaattttctttaaattttgtatttatctctcttcatacctattaaaaaaatttatttaaatatttatggaaaagaaatatatatttCACTTAACATAATCAACTCAGGGTTCAGCTACTCTCCTCTAAAGTGTGAGAATTATTTTAGAGAATAGGGAATCATATATCCAGCTATCATGTGGTCGGTGATCATTTGAACCGTGATGAGTTTTAAATTGGAAATAGAGCCTAGTCATGTGACTGGCTTCGACTCCTTTTTATTTCTTTACTTCAAGTTTTTGAGGTCAATTTCTAACCTTATTAGACAAGCTAACGACttaccttttttctttttataatgaAAGTGAACTTTACTCTTAATTTAATAGAATATCTCGCCCTCTTAAAAATGTCATAAATCAGGGACTAATGTGGCTGGAGCTTTGTTACATCACCGggtccatatatatatatatatatatatatatatatatatatatatatatatatatatatacacaattTCTTAATTATAACTCATGCACTAATTTAGTAAGCATGACAAACATTAGGGAGGAAAAtgattgtttgtttgtttgaatATTTCCTTTTCCACTAATGTATTGAATATTGATGATAGCACATACTTGCTTCGAACTACTAAAAATCATAACTTCAAGGAAAGTTTGTGGCAATTTTTATGATTTTGCTACTGGCCCTTAAAGAAGATGTACACTACTCATGACTCATCTCACGTAGTACTACTTAATTTTATAAGTTTTATGTAATAAAATTGTACTCGTGTCACTATTTTTTATATTGCaaattttaatatgtttatatacTAAtatttattctaataaaaatatACATTGATAGTAGTACAACTTCATCATTTAGTAAATATGAACCGGTTCTCCATATAAATAAATCTTAGATAGATCCAATGAGTGCACTATTTATTCCACGAGGTCTGAGACTTTGTTAGTTTCTCCAGATTAATGGATTTGATTTAAACACCGACACAATGTATGGTATCGGATTAGATTTCAAATTAAGCACACCCACATTATTTTTTTGTGGATGCCATTAGAAAATAAAAGCTTGAGTTTTTTATTGAAACACGTATTAACTCCATACATTATGGTCCACAGAGTTTCCAATTTATGACGAAGGAATGGATCGCTCGCGCACCATGTGTTCATGACTGAAAGTGCAGAGGTTTAGCTTAGACACGAAGCAGTACGCATGTTGTGagtttgaaagaaagaaagaaaaaacaaagaatgtaattcataattttatataCAATCTAAATTTCCCAGTGTTTGGATTGAAGAGGTGCTGGAGTTAGAAAGTTTGGTTCTGATGTATTAGCCTGTTTGACAACTTGATTTCTTTAATGATATTTTCAATTCCAAAAAAAGGGATAATGAATAGAGGTGAATGAAATACATAGCAGAGTtaacaagaaaaaaatgtttgaaaatgggattaaaaaaagtgattataAATCTAAAAAACCTATAAGATTTTTTTTGCAAGATATATGAGGTTTGGACTGGTAGGGAAGACCCTAATAATGATATTGTCGAATTCAGGCATAGGGAGTACTGATAGAGGGATCGAAAGGTTTGGGCCTACTTTTCGGGTGTGGACGACACATATCATGTCAGACCTACTTTATCATGTGGCTTGCCGAATACTGTTTTAACTCATATATTTTGTATCATTAAATAGGTCAAGCCACTCTCATATATACAAGACCCATGTTATCACTTAGGAGGTGATTATGCGATAGGCTAGGGTTAATGATGCATAAAGGGGGCGACTTGCCTTCAATTCAGATATGTTCGTCTGAATACTAAAAAAGACTGTGTTTTAAATTATCTTATGAGTCTTAGCTTGGTCTTCTAGAGTTTTCTAGAGTTCACATCAACATCGTTAACATTGGAGCCCAATGTGAGGCTTTGGTAAAACTAGGTGCCAAGGATACTATCATCATGAACACACGATCTAATGTGAATTCATctggaaacaaaacaaaatgttCACCCAAATGTGTTGCAAGCAGGGATAATGAATACTTTGGAGGAACTATGTCACCACAATCAACATTTGTAGACACATGTGACCAATCTCACCCAAGGGTTGAGATTAGCGAAATGGTGAACACccttttttataagccaaaaaaCTACAACAAAAGAGGGTACAAAGTGTACCTTAACCCATGTATAAGACAAACTTGATAAACAAAGTAAACAATGTCAATACCAatcaaaaaatagaaattaaagCCTTCAAGCCTACACCTAAGTTAAGACCAAGCTATTGTCTTAACACTTTCCAAAACATATGAAATGCATATATTATCAAGGGTTAATCATCTACTTGGTCCCCGCCTTtctctcgccgtctgaaattagtccctcctcggaaaatttacaaatctgggtcc
This is a stretch of genomic DNA from Lotus japonicus ecotype B-129 chromosome 1, LjGifu_v1.2. It encodes these proteins:
- the LOC130742505 gene encoding thioredoxin-like 3-1, chloroplastic, whose product is MSVIGACSHFLYGDFHQRDEQSPLYLVGSRGCLFPSKSGCGNSLIQRKSREGKIRKRNLRVEAMWDISRPSTVELIPINDSEQLDQILVRAQQNSEPIIIDWMASWCRKCIYLQPKLEKLAAEFDTKVSFYCVDVNKVPQTLVKRGNISKMPTIQLWKDGEMKEEVIGGHKGWLVIEEVREMIQKFI